In the genome of Propionispora hippei DSM 15287, the window CTGAAAAAATAAGTAGTAAATGCTTGCTGTTAATCCCCGCAACAAAGATCATTCCGAATAAAATAGCAAGAAAAACCAGTGAGGTCCCCAGGTCCGGTTGTTTTAGAACCAGTAAAAAAGGAATACCGACATAGAGAAAAACCGGTATAATTTCTTTAAAAGAGTTAAGTTTTCCCATCTTCTTATCCAATAGACTGGCGAGCGAGATAATCATAATCAGTTTGGAGAATTCCGAAGGCTGCAAGCTAATCGGACCGATTTGAATCCAACGCTGTGCCCCCAAGGCAGATTGGCCGACAAACATAACCGCCAATAACATAACCAGATTAATTCCATACAGTGTATTCCCAAATTTGGACAGAGACTTGTAATCAAAATGCAGCATAACAAATATGAAAATAACATTCATTAGTGCAAAAATCCCCTGCCGTTGCACATACCAGTACCGGTCCTCACTAGGGGTATTAATGTGGGTGGCACTACCGATGATAATTAAGCTGACTAAAATAATAAGACTTGTTACGATGATTACACTAAAATCCAGATTTTTCAAAAGACGCCGACTAAGCATTCATATTACACTTACCTTTCCCTATTGATGAGCACTAATTTATTATAATAGGATTTTTACTTTCAGTCCAGTAAAAGCATAGAAGCAAGGAATAGCCTTATGAGTCTGCTATGCCTTGCTTCTAAATTCCAGTCATTAGTCCTGAGACCATGCACCGCGTTTCATCCTGTTGACAGGAATATTAGCCACTAATGCCACCGATGAGTTGGTGTTAGTTAGATTGACCTCCATATCCCTTTCATTAATCTCCATATAATTAGAAATGACCCGGATCATATCATCTTTTAATATTTCCATGAATTGAGGAGAAACATTGGCCCGGTCATGCACTAAAACCAACCGTAGCCGTTCTTTTGCAATATCCTTTGACCCTGCGCTATCCTTGCCAAATAACCGTTGAATCATTTCAAACACTTTTCAATCCCCCCTCAAAAGCCAAAAATTTTCTTCAATTTCTTCATAAAGCCATCATTGGTTTCCAATGTCATTAAGGGGATATTTTCCCCCATAAGCCGGCGTACAATATTACTATACGCCGTTCCGGCCAAGGAAATTGGATTTGCTACAGCCGGCTCGCCGCGATTGGTTGAAATAACAATGTACTCGTCTTCCGGGATAATTCCCAGCAAATCAATGGCCAGGATTTCTATAATATCATCAATATTCATCATATCGCCCTTCTTTACCATGCTGGGCCGTATACGATTGACAATCAGTTTTGGATTATGCTTTCCCTCTGATTCCAACAATCCGATAATCCTGTCCGCATCCCGAACAGCCGATACTTCCGGCGTTGTAACAATTATCGCCCGATCGGCACCGGCAATGGCATTCTTAAAGCCCTGTTCAATACCGGCCGGACAATCGATGATAACATAATCAAATTGCTCCGCTAATTCCTGGGATAATTGACGCATTTGTTCGGGACTGACCGCATTTTTGTCTCTTGTCTGAGCTGCCGGAAGCAGATAAAGCGTTTCATAACGCTTGTCCCGGATTAAAGCTTGTTTTAAGCGGCAATTTCCTTCTGTAACATCTACTAAATCATATACAATCCGATTTTCAAGTCCCATGACAACATCTAAATTTCTAAGTCCGATGTCGGCATCAATTAAAACGACTTTTTTACCTAGCAACGCAAAACCTGTCCCTAAATTGGCAGTGGTAGTCGTTTTGCCGACGCCACCTTTACCAGATGTAATTACGATCACTTCTCCCATGAATTAACCTCCTAGAGAATAGCTGGTTCAATGATTACCGCACCATCTTTGACGCGTGCAGTTTCAACATATTCCGGATAATCAATATGATCTGGAGCCCTTGCAATGAGTCCGGCGATTCTAATCTGCGAAGCCATCAGTTTATTGGCGGTAATGGTTGCCTGTTCATCCCCATAAGCCCCGGCATGTACCACGCCGCGGCAAGTGCCGTAGATAATAATATCACCGCCGGCAATCAGTTGAGCTCCTGGGTTGATATCGCCAAAAACA includes:
- the rodA gene encoding rod shape-determining protein RodA gives rise to the protein MLSRRLLKNLDFSVIIVTSLIILVSLIIIGSATHINTPSEDRYWYVQRQGIFALMNVIFIFVMLHFDYKSLSKFGNTLYGINLVMLLAVMFVGQSALGAQRWIQIGPISLQPSEFSKLIMIISLASLLDKKMGKLNSFKEIIPVFLYVGIPFLLVLKQPDLGTSLVFLAILFGMIFVAGINSKHLLLIFSAAAAFMPIFWHFLKDYQKMRLTVFIDPNVDPLGSGYHIIQSKIAIGSGMLFGKGLFAGTQSQLNFLPENHTDFIFAVIGEELGFVGAVIILLLYFFLLYRGIKIAGLAKDNFGTLLATGITSMLTFHVLVNVGMTAGIMPVTGIPLPLMSYGVSSLTTNMISIGILLNIYMRRQKILF
- the minD gene encoding septum site-determining protein MinD, with the translated sequence MGEVIVITSGKGGVGKTTTTANLGTGFALLGKKVVLIDADIGLRNLDVVMGLENRIVYDLVDVTEGNCRLKQALIRDKRYETLYLLPAAQTRDKNAVSPEQMRQLSQELAEQFDYVIIDCPAGIEQGFKNAIAGADRAIIVTTPEVSAVRDADRIIGLLESEGKHNPKLIVNRIRPSMVKKGDMMNIDDIIEILAIDLLGIIPEDEYIVISTNRGEPAVANPISLAGTAYSNIVRRLMGENIPLMTLETNDGFMKKLKKIFGF
- the minE gene encoding cell division topological specificity factor MinE, producing MFEMIQRLFGKDSAGSKDIAKERLRLVLVHDRANVSPQFMEILKDDMIRVISNYMEINERDMEVNLTNTNSSVALVANIPVNRMKRGAWSQD